The following proteins are co-located in the Micromonospora coriariae genome:
- a CDS encoding adenosine deaminase, whose protein sequence is MTDLPTFIAGLPKVELHVHHVGSASPRIVAELAARHEGRTPVPADPDALANYFEFRDFAHFIEVYLSVVDLIRDPEDVWILTHEVARELARQQVRYAELTITPYSHVRRGIPAPAFCEAIEDARKRASADFGLDLRWCFDIPGEAGLPAAEETLRIALDERPDGLISFGLGGPEIGVPRPQFRPYFDQARAAGLRSVPHAGETTGPQTVWDALNELGAERIGHGISAAQDPELLAYLAEQQIGMEICPTSNVRTRAVASLDEHPLPRLVEAGLLVTINSDDPPMFGTTLNDEYAVAARLLGVGPQGLAGLARNGVAASFLDAAGKQRITAEIDAYLTTAG, encoded by the coding sequence TGGAGCTGCACGTGCACCACGTCGGCTCCGCCTCGCCCCGCATCGTCGCCGAGCTGGCCGCCCGGCATGAGGGACGCACCCCGGTGCCGGCCGACCCGGATGCGCTCGCCAACTACTTCGAGTTCCGCGACTTCGCGCACTTCATCGAGGTGTACCTGAGCGTGGTGGACCTCATCCGTGACCCCGAGGACGTCTGGATCCTCACCCACGAGGTGGCCCGCGAGCTGGCCCGCCAGCAGGTCCGGTACGCGGAGCTGACCATCACCCCGTACTCGCACGTGCGCCGGGGTATCCCCGCGCCGGCGTTCTGCGAGGCCATCGAGGACGCCCGCAAGCGCGCCTCGGCCGACTTCGGCCTCGACCTGCGCTGGTGCTTCGACATTCCGGGCGAGGCGGGCCTTCCGGCGGCCGAGGAGACGCTGCGCATCGCGCTGGACGAGCGCCCCGACGGGCTGATCAGCTTCGGCCTGGGCGGCCCGGAGATCGGCGTACCCCGGCCGCAGTTCCGGCCCTACTTCGACCAGGCCCGCGCGGCGGGACTGCGTTCGGTGCCGCACGCGGGGGAGACCACCGGCCCGCAGACCGTCTGGGACGCGCTGAACGAGCTGGGCGCCGAGCGGATCGGGCACGGCATCTCCGCCGCCCAGGACCCGGAGCTGCTCGCCTACCTGGCCGAGCAGCAGATCGGGATGGAGATCTGTCCGACGTCCAACGTGCGTACCCGCGCCGTGGCCAGCCTCGACGAGCACCCGCTGCCCCGGTTGGTCGAGGCCGGCCTGCTGGTCACCATCAACTCCGACGACCCGCCGATGTTCGGCACCACCCTCAACGACGAGTACGCGGTGGCGGCCCGGCTGCTCGGGGTGGGCCCGCAGGGGCTGGCCGGGCTCGCCCGCAACGGGGTGGCCGCGTCCTTCCTCGACGCGGCCGGCAAGCAGCGGATCACCGCGGAGATCGACGCGTACCTCACCACCGCCGGCTGA